Proteins found in one Nostoc sp. NIES-3756 genomic segment:
- a CDS encoding DUF4129 domain-containing protein, whose translation MSTDNFEKGGWDWQFSQFQQQVGEWLEYQSYRFERVLPNWSPAWKFAPWLGGVLNFLSWLLLGLFVTVILWRLWGALNPYLYAWFNIDSSGGKMAKISTPDVSVANLLERSQSFYRQGNYREACRCLYLAILQHLHDTKIITHKPSRTDNEYLQLLRSAVTPIQPYETVITTHEQLCFGNAEILPENYEQCRQAYQEIIQK comes from the coding sequence ATGTCTACAGATAATTTTGAAAAAGGTGGTTGGGATTGGCAGTTTTCTCAGTTTCAACAACAAGTGGGAGAATGGTTGGAATATCAGTCATACCGCTTTGAGCGGGTTTTACCAAATTGGAGTCCGGCGTGGAAATTTGCTCCGTGGCTGGGTGGTGTGTTGAATTTTTTGTCTTGGCTGCTACTAGGTTTATTTGTAACAGTTATACTTTGGCGTTTATGGGGCGCACTCAACCCTTATTTATATGCTTGGTTCAATATTGATAGTTCTGGCGGTAAAATGGCAAAAATATCTACTCCAGATGTATCAGTAGCGAATTTATTAGAGCGATCGCAATCTTTTTATCGTCAAGGTAATTATCGTGAGGCGTGTCGTTGTCTCTATTTAGCGATTTTGCAGCATTTGCATGATACCAAAATCATTACCCACAAACCCAGCCGCACCGATAACGAATATCTGCAATTGCTGCGTTCTGCTGTAACTCCTATCCAACCCTATGAAACTGTGATTACTACTCACGAGCAATTATGTTTTGGCAATGCAGAGATTTTGCCAGAAAATTATGAGCAGTGTCGGCAAGCTTACCAGGAGATTATCCAAAAATGA
- a CDS encoding DUF4350 domain-containing protein, with protein sequence MKRSNRVVWLGAIALVVIILLSFLAAPNTKLYTGSTYSRAADGYGAWYAFMQKQGVTIQRWQKPLAKLDNEKQAATLLRVSSYLRPPELDPEELDWLEGGNNLVILGVKARVSAANFHTMQESPVGKVKITTGRRYQKAKQAQVLLGDRFGAVVWQEEYNRGKAIYASTSYLDTDNFNAEVEADNDGKGKVIYATTPYLAANAYQDNISNFKYLASLVNQKGKIIFVDEYIHGYKDADVKESEGQGDLISYFSRTPVVVILVQVGVLLLVLIWAQNRRFGKPQALTTPVIDNSQAYIQALAGVLHKAECSDFVVDIVGKEEQLQLQKALGLGTVLLEPQTLINIWTEKTGKPTTELDAVLKLQQRKRRLSEGELVNWLAKWRNLRGIKINSPDPSKN encoded by the coding sequence ATGAAACGCTCAAACCGCGTTGTTTGGCTGGGTGCGATCGCTTTAGTGGTGATAATTTTACTGAGTTTCCTAGCTGCACCTAATACTAAACTCTACACTGGTTCTACTTATAGTCGTGCCGCCGATGGTTATGGTGCTTGGTATGCTTTTATGCAGAAACAAGGTGTAACTATCCAGCGTTGGCAAAAGCCGTTAGCAAAACTCGACAATGAAAAGCAAGCAGCTACACTCTTACGAGTATCCAGTTATCTCAGACCACCGGAACTAGACCCAGAAGAATTAGATTGGCTAGAAGGAGGGAATAATTTAGTAATTTTGGGTGTAAAAGCGCGGGTGAGTGCAGCGAATTTTCACACCATGCAGGAATCGCCTGTAGGTAAAGTAAAGATTACTACAGGCAGACGTTATCAAAAAGCGAAACAAGCACAAGTTTTATTAGGCGATCGCTTTGGTGCTGTGGTTTGGCAGGAGGAGTACAATAGAGGCAAAGCAATTTACGCTTCTACCTCCTATCTAGATACTGATAATTTTAATGCTGAAGTTGAGGCAGATAATGACGGTAAGGGTAAAGTAATTTATGCCACTACACCCTATTTAGCTGCTAACGCTTATCAAGATAATATTAGTAATTTTAAATACTTAGCTAGCTTAGTTAATCAAAAAGGCAAAATCATATTTGTAGATGAATACATTCACGGTTACAAAGACGCTGATGTCAAGGAAAGTGAAGGACAAGGGGATTTAATTAGTTATTTTTCTCGTACCCCTGTAGTAGTGATATTAGTGCAGGTTGGTGTTTTATTACTAGTGTTGATTTGGGCGCAAAATCGGCGTTTTGGTAAACCTCAAGCTTTAACTACACCAGTTATTGATAATAGCCAAGCCTATATTCAAGCTTTGGCTGGAGTGTTACACAAAGCTGAATGTAGCGATTTTGTTGTAGACATTGTAGGCAAAGAAGAACAATTACAACTTCAAAAAGCTTTGGGGTTAGGAACAGTTTTATTAGAACCTCAAACTCTGATAAATATTTGGACAGAAAAAACAGGTAAACCAACCACAGAACTAGATGCAGTCTTAAAGCTACAACAACGTAAACGCCGTTTAAGTGAAGGAGAACTAGTAAATTGGCTAGCAAAATGGCGTAATCTTAGGGGTATTAAAATCAACTCGCCTGATCCAAGTAAAAATTAA
- a CDS encoding DUF5615 family PIN-like protein yields the protein MRLLFDHNLSPRLTDRLADIYPNSQHLYLLGLDQADDLVIWEYALNNGFTVVTRDADFNELSIIRGFPPKVIWIRSGNCSTNQIEEILR from the coding sequence ATGAGATTACTTTTTGACCATAACCTATCTCCTCGGTTAACAGATAGACTGGCTGATATTTACCCAAACTCTCAGCATCTTTATTTATTAGGATTGGATCAAGCGGATGATTTAGTTATTTGGGAGTATGCACTAAACAATGGATTTACTGTTGTGACAAGAGATGCTGATTTTAATGAGTTAAGTATTATAAGAGGGTTTCCACCTAAAGTAATTTGGATTCGCAGTGGAAATTGTTCCACTAATCAAATTGAAGAAATTTTGCGATAG
- a CDS encoding DUF433 domain-containing protein — translation MSYRDIITIEPGKRGGKPCIRGMRITVYDILSYLASGMTYEEVLNDFPYLTQEDILACLSYAADRERQILTMPA, via the coding sequence ATGTCGTACCGAGATATTATTACAATTGAGCCTGGAAAACGAGGTGGTAAACCTTGTATTCGAGGTATGCGAATTACTGTATATGATATTTTATCATATCTTGCGTCTGGGATGACTTATGAAGAAGTGCTGAATGATTTTCCTTATTTGACACAAGAAGATATTTTGGCTTGTCTGAGTTATGCAGCTGATAGAGAAAGGCAAATTTTGACAATGCCAGCATGA
- a CDS encoding LapA family protein, with the protein MKTFAPFITSLVVAFWVAAIAIISVQNATPVSLKFLTFQSVQIPVGLVLAFSAGIGLVVMAILPPLWGVAGSRGSRFEDDAEFFVDDEEF; encoded by the coding sequence ATGAAAACTTTCGCTCCTTTTATCACATCTTTAGTTGTAGCTTTTTGGGTAGCGGCGATCGCAATTATTTCCGTCCAAAATGCAACACCTGTATCGTTAAAGTTTTTAACATTTCAATCGGTACAAATACCAGTGGGTTTGGTGCTGGCTTTCAGTGCTGGTATTGGGTTAGTTGTTATGGCTATTTTGCCGCCGCTTTGGGGTGTGGCTGGTTCTCGTGGTTCTCGGTTTGAGGATGATGCTGAGTTTTTTGTTGATGATGAGGAATTTTGA
- a CDS encoding phosphoglucomutase/phosphomannomutase family protein produces MSASSNSGKIKFGTDGWRGIIADDFTFPNVRKVTRAIASYLETAYSKDRPVLIAYDTRFLADQFAQTAAQVLADLGWNVKITDRDCPTPVIAYNARHLNSAGALMFTASHNPAPYCGIKYIPDYAGPATPEITDTIVANIESASDELPSGKPSGSISTFDPKPDYLQFIYTLLDLEKIKSAQLKVKYDALYSTSRGYLDEVLLESGVQLESFHTWRDVLFGGGMPEPKGEQLVELVEAVRNDHADLGLATDGDSDRFGIVDELGNVLTPNTVLLVLARHLIKNKGKTGAIVRTVATTHLLDNFAAKYGLTIYETPVGFKYIGEKMRETAVLIGGEESGGLSIIGHIPEKDGVLADMLIAEAIAYEGKPLSQLVKEAIAEADGPLYNDRLDLHLTEAHKNAVIDSFTKNPPSEVAGIKVKEVGRKDGIKLYLEEGSWVLLRPSGTEPLVRVYLETNSQQKLTQLAQELESAIAKLG; encoded by the coding sequence ATGAGCGCTAGTAGTAATTCCGGCAAGATAAAGTTTGGTACTGATGGATGGCGAGGCATTATTGCCGATGACTTCACTTTTCCCAATGTGCGGAAAGTGACAAGAGCGATCGCAAGTTATCTAGAAACAGCCTACTCAAAAGATAGACCTGTTTTAATTGCCTACGATACGCGATTTTTAGCTGATCAGTTTGCCCAAACAGCAGCTCAAGTCTTGGCGGACTTGGGCTGGAATGTGAAAATTACTGATCGGGATTGCCCCACACCAGTAATCGCTTATAACGCCCGTCACCTAAATTCGGCTGGGGCATTAATGTTTACGGCTAGTCATAATCCAGCACCATACTGTGGAATTAAATATATCCCTGATTATGCTGGCCCTGCCACTCCAGAAATTACTGATACTATTGTGGCAAATATCGAAAGTGCATCGGATGAGTTACCATCTGGCAAGCCATCAGGTTCGATTTCTACTTTCGATCCCAAACCGGACTATCTCCAGTTTATTTACACATTGCTGGATCTGGAAAAAATTAAAAGCGCCCAACTCAAAGTCAAGTATGATGCGTTATATTCTACATCCCGTGGCTATTTAGATGAAGTCTTGCTAGAAAGTGGTGTGCAATTAGAAAGTTTCCACACTTGGCGCGATGTTCTCTTTGGCGGGGGAATGCCTGAACCCAAGGGTGAACAGTTAGTTGAGTTGGTGGAAGCTGTTCGCAACGACCATGCAGATTTGGGACTGGCGACAGATGGGGATAGCGATCGCTTTGGGATTGTGGATGAGTTAGGTAATGTCCTCACGCCCAACACCGTGCTGTTAGTCTTGGCACGCCATTTAATCAAAAATAAAGGCAAGACTGGCGCTATTGTCCGCACAGTAGCCACAACTCACCTATTAGATAACTTCGCTGCTAAATACGGTTTGACGATTTACGAAACCCCAGTAGGCTTTAAATACATTGGGGAAAAGATGCGGGAAACTGCTGTGCTGATTGGGGGCGAAGAATCAGGCGGTTTAAGTATTATTGGGCATATTCCCGAAAAAGATGGCGTTTTAGCTGATATGCTGATTGCTGAGGCGATCGCCTACGAAGGTAAGCCCCTGAGTCAATTAGTCAAGGAAGCGATCGCGGAAGCTGATGGCCCCTTGTATAACGATCGTCTAGACTTACACTTGACAGAAGCACATAAAAATGCTGTGATTGACTCCTTTACCAAAAATCCTCCTTCCGAGGTAGCTGGGATTAAAGTGAAGGAAGTCGGACGTAAGGACGGGATTAAGCTGTATTTGGAAGAAGGAAGTTGGGTGTTGCTGCGTCCCTCTGGTACTGAACCACTGGTACGTGTTTACTTAGAAACTAACTCTCAACAGAAGCTAACTCAGTTGGCGCAAGAGTTGGAAAGTGCGATCGCTAAGTTAGGATAA
- a CDS encoding PD-(D/E)XK nuclease family protein, translated as MSTPERLFVSYHLWSLVAPAIGQERWHCQMRRGFIKARQNEPQVKALLANATAPQRIGILAQKGVYEFHHNRHLLTRSDGVEQVASLLKLSNSTMQVQQRVLQILKKYYNSPLLLGKKILQLTRGDEGFPKPILIEQKDDRFRLYAAMDCVFIESDDRNTLHILDFKTGKAAFDKRQALVYLLAANYLYPGKEAVASFYNLELCQESELISLKRNELEDLKIELINIAKKHYEDVQQYQDATKDFSEIFPPNPGYHCRFCPFQSICEFSAQSHQAPSSPIIKTNSR; from the coding sequence ATGTCAACCCCCGAACGACTGTTTGTTAGTTATCACCTCTGGTCTTTAGTTGCCCCAGCTATAGGGCAAGAACGTTGGCATTGCCAGATGAGACGGGGGTTTATCAAGGCGCGTCAAAACGAACCGCAAGTCAAAGCACTACTAGCGAATGCTACCGCACCTCAGCGAATAGGTATCCTCGCCCAAAAAGGCGTTTATGAGTTTCATCATAATCGACATTTGTTAACACGCTCAGATGGAGTTGAGCAAGTAGCAAGCTTGTTGAAATTAAGTAATTCCACAATGCAAGTTCAACAAAGAGTGCTACAAATTCTTAAGAAGTATTACAATTCTCCCTTATTGTTGGGTAAAAAAATTCTGCAATTAACTCGCGGTGATGAAGGTTTTCCCAAACCGATTTTAATTGAGCAGAAAGATGATCGTTTTCGCTTATATGCAGCGATGGATTGTGTTTTCATTGAGTCAGACGATCGCAATACCCTGCATATTCTAGATTTTAAAACTGGTAAAGCTGCTTTTGATAAAAGGCAAGCGTTGGTTTATTTATTAGCTGCTAATTACCTTTACCCAGGTAAGGAAGCAGTTGCATCATTTTATAATTTAGAACTCTGTCAAGAATCAGAGTTAATTAGTCTGAAGAGGAATGAGTTAGAAGATTTAAAAATTGAGCTAATAAATATTGCTAAAAAGCACTACGAAGACGTACAACAATATCAAGATGCCACTAAAGATTTTAGCGAAATATTCCCACCCAATCCCGGTTATCACTGTCGCTTCTGCCCCTTTCAATCAATTTGTGAGTTTTCGGCGCAATCCCATCAAGCACCATCTTCACCGATTATCAAAACTAATAGTAGGTGA
- the pyk gene encoding pyruvate kinase, with amino-acid sequence MQLRDSVRRTKIVATIGPATSSPEMLKAIIEAGATTLRLNFSHGTHADHQRSIRLIRQTAFELNQPVAILQDLQGPKIRLGKFENGSIVLAKGDRFTLTNRPVVGTQEISCVTYDYLAEEVPVGAKILLDDGRVEMVVEEINRDKGDLHCRVTVAGKLSNNKGVNFPGVYLSIKAMTDKDREDLMFGLDQGVDWVALSFVRNPQDIIEIKELISSTGKQVPVVAKIEKHEAIEQMEAVLALCDGVMVARGDLGVELPAEDVPVLQKRLIATANRLGIPIITATQMLDSMVSNPRPTRAEVSDVANAIIDGTDAVMLSNETAVGSYPVEAVATMARIAERIEQEEYTATKLRQLRDNRRSIPNAISQAVGQIAEQLGAAAIMTLTQTGATARNVSKFRPHTPILAVTPHVNVARQLQMVWGVKPLLVLELPSTGQTFQAAINVAQEHKLLFEGDLVVMTAGTLQGVSGSTDLIKVEVVTAVLGQGIGLGQGLVSGCARVAHKGLDVGNFNAGDILVAPRTGADFVEAIRKAGGIITEDESLTSHAAVIGLRLGVPVIVGVKKATQVIRDGAILTMDLQRGLVYSGAVGTP; translated from the coding sequence ATGCAATTAAGAGATTCTGTACGCCGGACAAAAATTGTCGCCACAATTGGCCCCGCCACTAGTAGCCCAGAAATGCTAAAAGCAATTATTGAAGCGGGTGCGACAACGTTGCGACTCAACTTTTCCCACGGTACTCATGCCGACCATCAGCGTAGTATTCGCCTAATTCGGCAAACCGCATTTGAACTAAATCAGCCAGTGGCAATTCTCCAGGATTTGCAAGGGCCAAAAATTCGCTTGGGTAAGTTTGAAAACGGGTCTATAGTTTTAGCGAAAGGCGATCGCTTCACCTTGACAAATCGCCCCGTTGTCGGTACTCAAGAAATTAGCTGCGTCACCTACGACTATTTGGCAGAAGAAGTTCCCGTAGGCGCAAAAATCCTCCTTGATGATGGTCGCGTAGAAATGGTGGTGGAAGAAATCAACCGCGACAAAGGGGATTTACATTGTCGGGTAACAGTGGCGGGTAAGTTATCGAATAACAAAGGCGTAAACTTCCCCGGCGTTTACCTCTCAATTAAAGCCATGACCGACAAAGACCGCGAGGACTTAATGTTCGGTCTAGATCAGGGTGTTGATTGGGTAGCACTTTCCTTTGTCCGTAACCCCCAAGACATTATCGAAATTAAAGAGTTAATTTCCAGCACTGGTAAACAAGTTCCAGTAGTTGCAAAAATAGAGAAGCATGAAGCGATCGAACAGATGGAAGCAGTTCTGGCTTTATGCGACGGCGTAATGGTGGCTAGAGGCGATTTAGGGGTAGAACTACCAGCAGAAGATGTCCCCGTACTGCAAAAGCGCTTAATTGCCACAGCCAACCGCTTAGGGATTCCTATCATCACCGCTACCCAAATGTTAGATAGCATGGTGAGCAACCCCCGTCCCACCCGCGCGGAAGTTTCCGACGTAGCCAACGCCATCATTGATGGTACAGATGCCGTAATGCTTTCTAACGAAACTGCTGTAGGTAGCTACCCAGTAGAAGCAGTAGCGACAATGGCCAGAATTGCCGAACGCATTGAGCAGGAAGAATATACTGCGACCAAATTAAGGCAGCTGCGCGATAACCGTCGTTCCATTCCCAACGCTATCAGCCAAGCTGTAGGGCAAATTGCCGAACAGTTGGGTGCAGCCGCAATTATGACCCTCACCCAAACAGGGGCGACAGCACGCAACGTTTCTAAGTTCCGTCCTCATACACCAATCTTGGCAGTCACACCCCACGTTAACGTAGCCAGACAATTACAAATGGTATGGGGCGTGAAACCTTTGCTGGTGTTAGAATTGCCTTCCACTGGGCAAACCTTCCAAGCAGCCATCAACGTCGCTCAAGAGCATAAGTTGCTATTTGAAGGCGATTTGGTGGTGATGACGGCGGGAACACTGCAAGGGGTATCCGGCTCAACAGATTTAATTAAAGTGGAAGTAGTAACAGCCGTGTTAGGTCAAGGAATTGGCTTAGGACAAGGTTTAGTGAGTGGTTGTGCTAGGGTAGCTCACAAAGGCTTGGATGTCGGTAACTTTAACGCTGGTGATATTTTGGTTGCACCCCGTACTGGTGCAGATTTTGTTGAAGCAATTCGCAAAGCCGGCGGCATTATTACAGAAGATGAAAGTTTAACCAGTCATGCAGCCGTAATTGGTTTACGCCTTGGTGTTCCTGTGATTGTGGGTGTGAAGAAAGCCACGCAAGTCATTCGTGATGGGGCAATTCTAACTATGGATTTGCAACGTGGTTTAGTCTACTCAGGGGCAGTAGGAACTCCATAG
- the crtR gene encoding beta-carotene hydroxylase, with product MLTLEAQQPLKVPPKEFLAPPGDFNPTMLLFLASVVMLVLSNFGYWVWEWPHWLCFSVNTLALHFAGTVIHDACHQSAHRDRIINAMLGHGSALILAFAYPVFTRVHLQHHAHVNHPKDDPDHYVSTGGPLWLIAVRFLYHEVFFFQRQLWKKNELFEWFISRLIVVTIFYISVQYHFLGYILNFWFIPAFIIGITLGLFFDYLPHRPFAERDRWKNARVYPGKLLNILIMGQNYHLIHHLWPSIPWYNYQPAYYKMKPLLDEKGCYQTSGLLQKKDFFEFVYDIFLGIRFHKHE from the coding sequence ATGCTCACATTGGAGGCACAGCAGCCACTGAAAGTCCCACCTAAGGAATTTTTAGCGCCTCCTGGTGATTTTAACCCCACGATGCTGTTATTTTTGGCATCTGTGGTGATGTTGGTGTTATCTAATTTTGGTTACTGGGTTTGGGAATGGCCGCATTGGTTGTGCTTTAGCGTTAACACCTTAGCTTTACATTTTGCGGGAACTGTAATTCATGATGCCTGCCATCAATCTGCTCACCGCGATCGCATAATTAATGCCATGTTAGGGCATGGTAGCGCTTTAATACTAGCTTTTGCATACCCAGTCTTTACACGGGTGCATTTACAGCACCACGCCCACGTTAACCACCCCAAAGACGACCCAGATCATTACGTCTCTACAGGCGGGCCACTATGGTTAATTGCTGTGCGGTTTTTGTACCATGAGGTATTTTTCTTTCAACGCCAACTATGGAAGAAAAATGAGTTATTTGAATGGTTTATCAGCCGTTTAATTGTTGTCACAATTTTTTACATTTCTGTTCAGTATCACTTTTTGGGTTACATCCTCAACTTTTGGTTTATCCCCGCATTTATCATCGGTATCACACTAGGGCTATTCTTTGATTATCTACCTCATCGACCTTTTGCCGAACGCGATCGCTGGAAAAACGCCCGTGTCTACCCAGGCAAGTTGCTGAACATTTTAATCATGGGTCAGAATTATCACCTAATCCATCATTTATGGCCTTCAATTCCCTGGTATAACTATCAGCCTGCATACTATAAGATGAAACCGCTTTTAGATGAAAAAGGCTGTTATCAAACTTCTGGATTGTTACAGAAAAAAGACTTTTTTGAGTTTGTTTATGACATCTTTTTAGGAATTAGATTTCATAAGCACGAATAA
- a CDS encoding type II toxin-antitoxin system HicB family antitoxin, whose product MSQYSMIIQWSDEDQLFLVTIPEFSDRVIMPYTHGKTREEAIHNGKEVIEMYLEAWEAEGESIPEPITLQIA is encoded by the coding sequence ATGAGTCAATACAGCATGATTATTCAATGGTCTGATGAAGATCAGCTGTTCTTAGTGACAATTCCAGAGTTTAGCGATCGCGTGATTATGCCTTATACTCATGGTAAAACTCGTGAAGAAGCAATACATAATGGCAAAGAAGTGATTGAAATGTATTTAGAAGCTTGGGAAGCAGAAGGCGAATCTATTCCTGAACCTATAACTCTTCAAATTGCCTAA
- a CDS encoding class I SAM-dependent methyltransferase, whose translation MNPNDTAARYDQIATWWQTQHQDSSYGVAQLERAIKFTSGRNSAIDIGCGSAGRFIRVISQHGFQVEGLDISTEMINLAKQLHPDVTFYREDICHWVPPKLYSLISAWDSTFHLPLNMQEPVTRKLCDALEPGGVFVFTCGGSHTSGEISGSFQGQDFDYSTLGVDTFLRLITEHNCTCRHVEYDQYPQKHVYIIAQKIGTAQ comes from the coding sequence ATGAATCCCAATGATACAGCCGCTCGATATGATCAAATCGCCACATGGTGGCAGACTCAACATCAAGATTCATCATACGGGGTTGCACAATTAGAGCGGGCTATTAAATTTACTTCTGGGCGAAACTCAGCTATTGATATCGGCTGTGGAAGTGCTGGACGTTTTATTAGGGTTATATCCCAACATGGATTTCAGGTTGAAGGGTTGGATATTTCTACGGAAATGATCAATCTAGCCAAGCAATTACATCCAGATGTCACCTTCTATAGAGAAGATATATGTCATTGGGTTCCGCCAAAACTTTACAGTTTAATTTCTGCTTGGGATAGTACTTTTCATCTACCGCTAAATATGCAGGAACCTGTGACAAGAAAGTTATGCGATGCGTTAGAACCTGGGGGCGTATTTGTGTTTACCTGTGGCGGTAGCCATACAAGCGGTGAAATTTCTGGTTCATTTCAAGGTCAAGATTTTGATTACAGCACTTTAGGTGTAGATACTTTCCTGCGGCTTATCACTGAGCATAACTGCACTTGTCGCCATGTCGAATATGACCAATATCCCCAAAAGCATGTTTATATCATTGCTCAAAAAATCGGCACTGCACAATAG
- the aroH gene encoding chorismate mutase codes for MEWRLRAIRGATTVSENTVEAIRDAVSELLDELERRNQLQPEEMISVTFSVTRDLDAIFPAAIARPRPGWDNVAMLDVQQMHVEGSLQRCIRFLIHAYLPTSVPVHHIYLREATKLRPDWSFPQALQASQVIESKV; via the coding sequence GTGGAGTGGCGATTGCGTGCTATTCGTGGAGCAACAACCGTTTCTGAAAATACAGTGGAAGCTATCCGGGATGCGGTTAGTGAACTGCTTGACGAACTCGAAAGACGAAACCAACTCCAGCCAGAGGAGATGATTAGCGTGACATTTTCGGTCACTCGAGACTTAGATGCAATTTTTCCAGCTGCGATCGCCAGACCCCGCCCAGGTTGGGATAATGTAGCTATGTTAGATGTGCAGCAAATGCACGTTGAAGGTAGTTTACAGCGCTGCATCCGCTTCTTAATCCACGCCTACCTCCCAACATCCGTTCCTGTTCATCATATTTATCTGCGCGAAGCGACAAAGTTACGTCCTGATTGGAGTTTTCCCCAGGCGCTACAAGCATCACAAGTAATCGAATCAAAAGTTTAA
- the sppA gene encoding signal peptide peptidase SppA has protein sequence MVWPFKSRFRKQIARIEITGAIASATRKRVLEALKTVEERKFPALLLRIDSPGGTVGDSQEIYSALKRLREKIKIVASFGNISASGGVYIGMGAEHIVANPGTITGSIGVILRGNNLERLLDKIGVSFKVIKSGPYKDILAFDRELTEPEQGILQELIDTSYQQFVETVAQGRSLTVEQVKSFADGRIFTGQQALELGVVDRLGTEEEARRWTAELVGLDPEKTTCYTLEERKPLLSRVLSGSRQGSSKLGASIDWLEFEMSTSGLPLWLYRP, from the coding sequence ATGGTTTGGCCTTTTAAGTCAAGATTTCGTAAACAAATTGCTCGCATTGAAATTACAGGTGCGATCGCTAGTGCAACTCGTAAGCGGGTGCTAGAAGCTTTAAAAACTGTTGAAGAGAGAAAGTTTCCAGCATTATTACTACGCATTGATAGCCCTGGCGGTACAGTGGGAGATTCACAAGAAATATATAGTGCCTTGAAGCGATTACGAGAAAAAATCAAGATTGTCGCTAGTTTTGGCAATATTTCCGCTTCTGGCGGTGTCTACATCGGTATGGGAGCAGAACACATTGTAGCTAACCCTGGAACCATCACAGGAAGCATAGGTGTAATACTGCGGGGAAACAACCTAGAAAGACTGCTAGATAAAATTGGTGTTTCCTTCAAAGTAATTAAATCCGGCCCTTACAAAGATATCTTGGCATTCGACCGGGAATTAACCGAACCAGAACAAGGTATTCTGCAAGAATTGATTGATACCAGTTATCAGCAATTTGTGGAAACAGTAGCCCAAGGGCGGTCTTTAACAGTAGAACAAGTGAAAAGTTTTGCTGATGGACGGATATTTACTGGACAGCAAGCCTTAGAATTAGGAGTTGTAGACCGATTAGGAACTGAAGAAGAAGCCCGTCGTTGGACAGCAGAATTAGTAGGTCTTGACCCTGAAAAAACAACTTGTTACACCCTAGAAGAACGAAAACCTTTATTAAGCCGAGTTTTAAGCGGAAGTCGTCAGGGTTCCTCAAAACTAGGTGCAAGTATTGACTGGTTAGAGTTTGAAATGTCTACCAGTGGTCTGCCACTGTGGTTATATAGACCGTAA
- a CDS encoding MlaE family lipid ABC transporter permease subunit has translation MTISKSSLGTWSQRLLAATFLGGQAIVHLIRGKIHWRNTTEQMAAVGPDSLFIALLTAVFVGAVFTIQVAREFINFGAGNLVGGVLAVALTRELSPVLTAVVLAGRVGSAFAAEIGTMRVTEQIDAMLMLKTDPIDYLVIPRLLACFIMLPILTILSLITGMLGGLIISTNLYGISDTVFLDSARNLLDTWDICSAMIKACCFGVLIAIIGCSWGLTTTGGAKGVGQSTTTAVVTALLIIFISNFFLSWVMFQGTGSAFQQGF, from the coding sequence ATGACCATATCCAAATCCAGCTTAGGAACATGGAGCCAGCGATTACTGGCGGCAACATTTCTAGGTGGACAAGCTATAGTTCACCTAATCAGAGGTAAAATTCACTGGCGTAATACTACAGAACAAATGGCAGCAGTAGGGCCAGATTCTTTATTTATTGCCCTGTTAACAGCAGTTTTTGTTGGTGCAGTATTTACCATTCAAGTAGCGCGGGAGTTTATTAACTTTGGCGCGGGGAATCTTGTCGGCGGAGTGTTAGCAGTAGCATTAACGCGCGAATTATCACCAGTGCTAACAGCTGTAGTATTAGCGGGGCGTGTTGGTTCTGCCTTTGCCGCAGAAATTGGCACAATGCGGGTGACAGAACAAATTGATGCCATGTTGATGCTAAAAACTGACCCAATAGACTATTTAGTCATTCCCCGGCTACTAGCTTGTTTTATCATGCTGCCCATCTTAACAATCTTGTCCTTAATCACCGGAATGTTAGGAGGGTTAATCATTTCCACAAACTTGTATGGAATCTCCGACACAGTATTTTTAGATTCTGCCCGTAATTTGTTGGATACCTGGGATATTTGTAGCGCCATGATTAAAGCCTGCTGTTTTGGAGTATTAATCGCCATCATTGGTTGTAGCTGGGGTTTAACCACCACAGGTGGAGCTAAAGGCGTAGGACAATCAACTACAACAGCCGTTGTTACAGCCTTACTAATTATCTTCATCAGCAACTTCTTCTTATCCTGGGTAATGTTTCAAGGCACTGGTAGCGCATTCCAGCAAGGATTTTGA